In Streptomyces sclerotialus, one genomic interval encodes:
- a CDS encoding S-(hydroxymethyl)mycothiol dehydrogenase translates to MPHEARAVIAVKKGAPVEVLPVLVPDPGPGEVLVQVQACGVCPTDVHHRDGAAGDAFPYLLGHEAAGIVEAAGPGCGDLAPGDYVVLAWRAPCGSCRSCRRGRPWYCFDSRTARGRTTLLDGTPLTPALGIGAFAEKTLVAAGQAVKVDPSARPEAAGLVGCGVMAGYGAAVHTGRVANGDTVAVIGCGGVGNAAIAGAALAGARRVIAVDVNARKLDAAERFGATDTVNSRWTDPVAAVRTLTGGHGTDVTIDAVGSPETFRQALAMRDLAGVLVQVGAPAADLHVELPLHDLFSRGGALKTSWYGDCLPSRDFPVLIDLHLRGKLDLEAFVSETVALDDLESAFGRLQRGDVLRSVAVL, encoded by the coding sequence ATGCCGCACGAAGCCCGCGCCGTCATCGCCGTGAAAAAGGGGGCGCCGGTCGAGGTCCTGCCGGTCCTGGTGCCCGACCCCGGCCCCGGAGAAGTGCTCGTACAGGTGCAGGCGTGCGGCGTCTGCCCGACCGACGTGCACCACCGGGACGGCGCCGCCGGTGACGCCTTCCCCTACCTGCTGGGCCACGAAGCGGCCGGCATCGTCGAGGCGGCCGGCCCCGGCTGCGGCGACCTCGCGCCGGGCGACTACGTCGTCCTCGCCTGGCGCGCCCCCTGCGGCTCCTGCCGCTCGTGCCGCCGCGGCCGCCCCTGGTACTGCTTCGACTCCCGTACCGCGCGCGGCCGGACGACCCTGCTGGACGGTACGCCGCTGACGCCCGCGCTCGGCATCGGCGCGTTCGCCGAGAAGACGCTGGTCGCCGCGGGCCAGGCGGTCAAGGTCGATCCCTCGGCCCGGCCCGAGGCCGCCGGGCTGGTCGGCTGCGGGGTGATGGCCGGGTACGGCGCGGCGGTGCACACCGGGCGGGTGGCCAACGGCGACACCGTGGCCGTCATCGGCTGCGGCGGAGTGGGCAACGCGGCGATCGCCGGGGCCGCGCTGGCCGGTGCCCGCCGGGTGATCGCGGTGGACGTCAACGCCCGCAAGCTGGACGCCGCCGAGCGCTTCGGCGCCACCGACACCGTCAACTCCCGCTGGACCGACCCGGTCGCGGCGGTCCGCACGCTCACCGGCGGGCACGGCACGGACGTGACCATCGACGCGGTCGGCAGCCCGGAGACCTTCCGGCAGGCCCTCGCGATGCGCGACCTGGCCGGAGTGCTGGTCCAGGTCGGCGCCCCCGCGGCGGACCTGCACGTCGAACTGCCGCTGCACGACCTGTTCTCCCGCGGCGGCGCCCTGAAGACCTCCTGGTACGGCGACTGCCTGCCCAGCCGCGACTTCCCCGTCCTAATCGACCTCCACCTGCGCGGCAAGCTCGACCTGGAGGCCTTCGTCTCGGAGACGGTCGCCCTGGACGACCTGGAGAGCGCCTTCGGACGGCTGCAACGGGGGGACGTGCTGCGGTCGGTGGCGGTGCTGTGA